Proteins encoded together in one Planctopirus ephydatiae window:
- the def gene encoding peptide deformylase yields MALEIVKYGHPALRHKSTPVTEINSELRKAISEMFELMYAAKGIGLASNQVAIPRQFFILNLTGDAAEKDEEVVFINPVILNRKSSCEGEEGCLSFPGLYGPVKRAGEVIIEAFDLDGNCFEMTLSAKEDDLAVRAVQHESDHLDGMLFIDRMTDRARKERQVEIDQFEQDFLARQAAGEIESMDVLKRKLATWPN; encoded by the coding sequence ATGGCTTTGGAAATTGTGAAGTATGGACATCCGGCTCTCCGGCACAAGTCCACCCCTGTGACTGAAATCAACAGCGAACTTCGCAAAGCGATATCCGAGATGTTTGAATTGATGTACGCAGCCAAAGGGATTGGCCTGGCCTCGAATCAAGTGGCCATTCCAAGGCAGTTTTTCATTTTGAACCTCACAGGTGATGCCGCTGAAAAAGACGAGGAAGTGGTCTTTATCAATCCAGTGATCCTCAATCGCAAAAGCTCATGCGAAGGTGAAGAGGGCTGCTTGAGTTTTCCAGGGTTATATGGCCCGGTGAAACGTGCTGGTGAGGTGATTATCGAAGCGTTCGATCTGGATGGGAACTGCTTTGAGATGACACTTTCTGCGAAGGAAGACGATCTGGCGGTGCGCGCTGTCCAGCATGAATCCGATCATCTCGATGGCATGCTGTTCATCGACCGCATGACAGATCGCGCGCGAAAAGAGCGTCAGGTGGAGATCGATCAGTTCGAACAGGATTTTCTGGCACGTCAGGCGGCTGGCGAAATCGAATCGATGGATGTGCTCAAAAGAAAGCTGGCAACATGGCCGAATTGA
- the trxA gene encoding thioredoxin, protein MAGDHVLEITDANFQSEVLDSSTLTLVDFWAPWCGPCRMLAPTIDELATEYAGKVKIGKLNTDENPRIPSMHGISSIPTVLMFKGGIIVDKFVGVVPKAKLAGSISTNM, encoded by the coding sequence ATGGCTGGCGATCACGTTCTCGAAATTACCGATGCAAACTTTCAGTCCGAAGTTCTCGACAGCAGCACGCTGACCCTGGTCGACTTCTGGGCTCCGTGGTGCGGCCCTTGCCGCATGCTGGCACCAACCATTGATGAACTGGCCACGGAATATGCTGGCAAAGTCAAAATCGGCAAGCTGAACACCGATGAGAACCCACGCATTCCTTCGATGCACGGCATCAGCTCGATTCCGACCGTGCTGATGTTCAAAGGTGGGATTATTGTCGATAAGTTCGTGGGTGTCGTTCCGAAGGCCAAGCTGGCGGGATCGATCTCGACCAACATGTAA
- the truD gene encoding tRNA pseudouridine(13) synthase TruD has product MTEQTAPQLAPSAWPELTSQTAGVGGVWKQSPEDFLVEEIPAYLPCGEGEHLFLWIEKRNLSSEMLVAQLSKQLAVPRSEIGMAGLKDKQAVTRQWVSVPARAQKLVPALESDDLTVLEASRHRNKLKTGHLKGNRFVAILRGVDPDHAKIDAIARQLQAQGCPNYFGMQRFGHQHSTWKLGWQLLLGQISPQDIPAPRRKFLLRLALSAVQSGLFNEVLAQRLGDGLFSTVLCGDLMEILPAGAKFLVTDAAADQPRFDSWEISTTGPIFGVRMRSPGGEVHARELAILQKSVLTIEHFQKFSSLMEGTRRPFRFLPAGLTCELFPTNSSAHETPRGDLRVSVELPAGAYLTVLLHEFQKSPLQAAESPDSAANSEDADEIASQSAD; this is encoded by the coding sequence ATGACCGAACAGACAGCCCCACAGCTTGCTCCTTCTGCCTGGCCAGAGCTGACCAGTCAAACGGCAGGGGTGGGCGGTGTCTGGAAACAATCCCCGGAAGATTTTCTCGTCGAAGAAATCCCGGCGTATCTACCCTGCGGCGAAGGTGAGCATCTGTTTCTCTGGATCGAGAAGCGAAATCTTTCGAGTGAAATGCTCGTGGCACAGCTCTCGAAACAGCTCGCCGTTCCCCGCTCAGAAATTGGCATGGCCGGCTTGAAGGATAAACAGGCTGTGACCCGCCAATGGGTCTCGGTTCCTGCCCGGGCTCAAAAGCTGGTACCAGCTCTTGAGAGCGATGATTTGACGGTGCTCGAAGCCAGTCGACATCGCAACAAGCTCAAGACAGGCCACTTGAAGGGCAATCGTTTTGTTGCCATTTTGAGGGGCGTTGATCCCGATCATGCCAAAATCGATGCCATTGCCAGGCAACTGCAGGCTCAAGGCTGCCCGAATTACTTTGGCATGCAGCGATTTGGTCACCAGCACTCGACGTGGAAGCTGGGCTGGCAACTGCTACTTGGCCAGATCTCGCCACAAGATATTCCCGCCCCCAGGCGAAAGTTTCTGCTCCGCCTCGCTCTCTCTGCTGTCCAATCCGGGCTGTTCAACGAGGTGCTGGCTCAGCGGCTGGGTGACGGGCTCTTCTCGACAGTTCTCTGCGGCGACCTCATGGAAATTCTCCCCGCTGGGGCGAAGTTTCTGGTCACAGATGCCGCTGCTGACCAGCCACGCTTTGACTCGTGGGAGATCTCCACCACCGGACCCATTTTTGGTGTGCGCATGCGTTCGCCTGGGGGCGAAGTTCATGCTCGTGAACTGGCGATCCTGCAGAAGTCAGTATTGACGATCGAGCACTTTCAGAAATTCTCCTCGCTGATGGAAGGAACCCGGCGGCCCTTCCGATTCTTGCCTGCAGGCCTGACCTGCGAATTGTTTCCAACCAACAGCTCTGCTCACGAAACGCCTCGTGGTGACCTCCGCGTTTCCGTCGAACTCCCGGCTGGTGCGTATCTGACGGTTCTGCTGCACGAGTTTCAGAAGTCGCCCCTGCAAGCAGCGGAGTCTCCTGATTCTGCTGCCAATTCCGAAGATGCCGACGAGATCGCCTCACAATCGGCAGATTAA
- the thiS gene encoding sulfur carrier protein ThiS: protein MAELNAQQSPGEIVVTINSQERSLPVEMNLTQLIELLKLEPRYLAIELNGQVISRKLHATTRLTEGDVLEVVTLVGGG, encoded by the coding sequence ATGGCCGAATTGAACGCTCAACAGTCGCCAGGAGAGATTGTCGTCACCATCAACTCGCAGGAACGTTCGCTGCCAGTTGAGATGAACCTGACACAGCTCATTGAACTGCTGAAGCTGGAGCCTCGCTATCTGGCCATTGAACTCAACGGGCAAGTCATTTCCCGGAAACTGCACGCCACCACCAGGCTCACCGAGGGTGATGTTCTCGAAGTGGTCACACTGGTCGGTGGAGGCTAA
- a CDS encoding ClpP family protease, with product MTKSSKKPPKPSPFRPLPAYPGPSISWSPIVPNPEWEMTIAGDLFEQQTELLEKLVELPRRSAGLIYIDSCGGNAYVGLALASIIRLRGLKAAAVVTGECSSAALMPLAACRERYVTPHASLLFHPIRWQSDDQLKLEEAVEWARHFRWMESDQDQLLARLFNCSVELITEWSRPGRFLSGKELADAGLAHLLDLFDSHDLWQQIEKHRSQLAHKKGPDRQTVLAWA from the coding sequence ATGACGAAATCGTCGAAGAAACCCCCTAAGCCCAGTCCATTTCGTCCCTTGCCGGCTTATCCCGGGCCCTCGATTTCATGGTCGCCCATTGTTCCCAACCCGGAATGGGAAATGACGATCGCGGGTGATCTCTTTGAGCAGCAGACCGAACTGCTGGAAAAACTGGTCGAACTTCCCCGGCGGTCAGCTGGCCTGATTTACATCGATTCGTGCGGCGGGAATGCGTATGTGGGCCTGGCACTCGCTTCGATCATTCGCTTACGCGGTCTCAAGGCAGCGGCCGTGGTCACAGGGGAATGCAGTTCGGCAGCACTGATGCCCTTGGCTGCCTGCCGGGAACGCTATGTGACACCGCATGCCTCGCTGCTGTTTCATCCCATTCGCTGGCAATCCGACGACCAGCTCAAGCTGGAAGAGGCCGTTGAATGGGCCAGACATTTCCGCTGGATGGAGTCTGATCAGGATCAGCTTCTGGCTCGCCTGTTCAATTGCAGTGTCGAGTTGATCACCGAGTGGTCCAGACCAGGCCGCTTTCTCTCAGGCAAAGAACTGGCGGATGCCGGCCTGGCCCATCTGCTCGATCTGTTCGACAGCCACGACTTGTGGCAGCAGATCGAGAAACATCGGTCACAGCTGGCTCACAAAAAAGGCCCGGATCGACAGACGGTACTCGCCTGGGCGTAG
- a CDS encoding PQQ-binding-like beta-propeller repeat protein, with amino-acid sequence MVCLLPAHLRLSASFPSRSLCQFLSVASLLAALSVSFSEIEVLAADWPQFRGPSGEGLSSETMLPIEWSEEKNIRWKTEIPGRGWSSPALRDGKIWLTTAVDDGKQLRAICVDAAQGQILHDVLVFELDDPGAIHSKNSHASPTPWIEDNRIYVHFGAHGTACLDPSGKILWKTKLEYDHRHGPAASPVVVDQLLIISCDGDDKQFVVALDKLTGKEVWRTSREGAMAYCTPLFIQVPLPDGTKQAQVVCPGGEWVIAYNPQTGEEIWKVRYPKGYSNVPRPVYAHGLVVVSSGYNTPVVFAIDPTGQGDITETHVRWQMKKGAPLNPSPVVVGDEIYFISDGGIASCVDMKTGKVHWQQRIPGNYSASWVFAAGKLYITNEAGLTTVVRPGTEFEVLAENPLPGRTLATLAPVDQSIYLRTDHHLYRIEAPKP; translated from the coding sequence ATGGTTTGTCTTTTGCCTGCCCACCTTCGCTTGTCCGCCAGTTTCCCCTCCCGCTCTTTATGCCAGTTTCTGAGTGTGGCCAGCCTGCTGGCGGCACTGAGTGTCTCTTTCTCAGAGATCGAGGTGCTGGCAGCGGATTGGCCGCAGTTCCGTGGTCCTTCGGGCGAAGGCCTGAGTTCCGAAACAATGCTCCCCATCGAGTGGAGCGAAGAGAAGAACATTCGCTGGAAAACTGAGATCCCCGGCCGTGGCTGGAGTTCCCCCGCACTGCGTGATGGCAAAATCTGGCTCACAACAGCCGTTGATGATGGCAAACAATTGCGGGCCATTTGCGTCGATGCGGCCCAGGGGCAGATTCTGCACGATGTCCTCGTCTTCGAACTCGATGATCCCGGTGCCATTCATTCCAAAAACTCGCATGCTTCCCCCACGCCGTGGATTGAAGACAATCGCATCTATGTCCACTTTGGTGCTCATGGCACAGCCTGTCTCGATCCGTCCGGGAAGATTCTCTGGAAGACCAAACTCGAATACGATCACCGGCACGGGCCGGCGGCATCACCAGTGGTGGTCGATCAGTTGCTGATTATCAGCTGCGATGGAGACGATAAACAGTTCGTAGTCGCCCTCGACAAACTGACCGGCAAGGAAGTCTGGCGCACCAGCCGCGAAGGGGCCATGGCCTATTGCACACCGCTATTTATTCAGGTGCCGCTGCCGGATGGCACAAAGCAGGCACAGGTCGTGTGCCCGGGGGGAGAATGGGTCATTGCCTACAACCCACAGACTGGCGAAGAGATCTGGAAAGTGCGATATCCCAAAGGGTATTCCAATGTGCCCCGGCCAGTCTATGCCCATGGTCTCGTCGTCGTTTCGTCGGGCTATAACACACCGGTTGTCTTTGCGATCGATCCCACAGGGCAGGGCGATATCACCGAGACTCACGTTCGCTGGCAAATGAAAAAAGGAGCTCCACTCAATCCTTCGCCCGTCGTGGTGGGTGATGAGATCTACTTCATCAGCGATGGCGGCATTGCCAGTTGCGTCGATATGAAAACGGGGAAAGTTCACTGGCAGCAGCGGATCCCCGGGAACTACTCAGCATCGTGGGTCTTTGCTGCCGGCAAGCTGTACATCACCAATGAAGCCGGGCTCACCACGGTCGTGAGACCGGGAACCGAGTTTGAAGTTCTCGCCGAAAATCCTCTTCCAGGCCGCACGCTGGCCACTCTCGCACCAGTCGATCAATCCATCTACTTGCGAACCGATCATCACCTGTATCGGATTGAAGCACCTAAGCCATAA
- a CDS encoding ArnT family glycosyltransferase, with protein MTIESHSQRRQKSTVKAQSGQNLPEVDFRERVGLMMAWLLCLMASIAAGLDFLVDTWQPNLALLQAGLLLILPFVLNVKGPQTNSPQSPASDQRMFAKWTPLERVYPLWLSQTILALIALAMIGSFGTQLLGTPPCYHDEYSYLFGSQTIASGQWTASGPPAFAALFDQVHVLNEGTPPDGQMASRYYPGTSLWIWPWVMVGIPILGHWLAQVWLVLATNLIGRELGAPRTGFLAAMMLALSPGLATFGNLLLSHHPTLAGLALFWLMMLRWLRTHQPLDALLAMTGLAFAMLCRPATAFAMGLPFAIPVLAWLIRGPIDDSNSSTLTRKASSLVVMLIPIVAGWGIMLSYNHATTGSFWQSPYQLYTATYTPRHVYGFNNGIRGDQSMSPKIWKAYDQWADNLTWPLALQNMATRLCGSFLWTFDPLFALAAGLLYWFWCPPDFRWRWLMAGILTTHLVHFPYWYPGIMGWHYVFESAPLIALAMAQMVISLADRWAKEQRPVAIHWLLVMCIVAGLGANASIPGLWDSRRALAYGSIEYPRVRVYQQFDDWLTRALPDEPVLVLIRQDAGEIAIDHVTNEPGWQAKVIRARYLPEILDPQDPGALDELAATFPGRSFWLADPKERLLQQLRQREKNPAHNGR; from the coding sequence ATGACGATCGAATCTCATTCGCAGCGACGCCAGAAATCGACGGTCAAAGCCCAGAGTGGGCAAAATCTGCCAGAGGTCGATTTTCGGGAGCGCGTCGGCCTCATGATGGCGTGGCTATTGTGCCTGATGGCTTCAATTGCTGCTGGACTCGATTTTCTCGTCGATACCTGGCAACCCAATCTGGCATTGCTTCAGGCGGGCCTGTTGCTCATTTTGCCTTTCGTCCTGAATGTCAAAGGGCCCCAGACCAACAGCCCACAATCGCCGGCTTCCGATCAGCGGATGTTCGCGAAATGGACTCCTCTCGAAAGGGTCTACCCCCTGTGGCTCAGCCAGACCATTCTCGCTCTCATCGCTCTGGCCATGATTGGCAGTTTCGGCACTCAACTCCTGGGAACACCACCGTGTTATCATGACGAATACAGTTATCTCTTCGGCTCCCAAACCATTGCCTCCGGGCAATGGACAGCATCAGGGCCACCTGCATTCGCGGCTCTTTTTGACCAGGTCCATGTCCTCAATGAAGGGACACCTCCCGATGGCCAGATGGCGAGCCGGTATTATCCGGGCACAAGTTTATGGATATGGCCGTGGGTGATGGTCGGTATTCCCATACTGGGACATTGGCTGGCTCAAGTCTGGCTCGTGCTGGCGACCAACCTGATCGGACGAGAACTCGGGGCACCCCGGACAGGTTTTCTCGCCGCGATGATGCTGGCACTGTCGCCGGGACTGGCCACTTTTGGCAATCTCCTGCTCTCCCATCATCCCACGCTGGCAGGTCTGGCTCTGTTCTGGCTGATGATGTTGCGCTGGCTCCGCACTCACCAGCCTCTCGATGCCTTGCTCGCGATGACGGGACTCGCCTTTGCCATGCTTTGCCGTCCCGCCACCGCTTTCGCCATGGGCTTGCCATTCGCCATCCCCGTACTGGCCTGGCTCATCCGAGGCCCAATCGACGATTCAAACTCATCAACATTGACTCGCAAAGCCAGTTCGCTCGTCGTCATGCTCATTCCCATTGTGGCAGGCTGGGGCATCATGCTGTCCTACAATCACGCCACGACGGGCTCTTTCTGGCAATCCCCTTATCAGCTCTACACAGCGACCTACACCCCTCGTCATGTCTATGGTTTCAACAACGGAATTCGCGGCGATCAATCGATGAGCCCCAAGATCTGGAAGGCTTACGATCAATGGGCCGATAACCTCACGTGGCCATTGGCGTTGCAAAACATGGCGACGAGACTCTGTGGCAGTTTTCTCTGGACCTTCGACCCACTCTTCGCGTTGGCCGCTGGTCTGCTCTACTGGTTCTGGTGTCCCCCGGATTTCCGCTGGCGCTGGCTGATGGCGGGCATCCTCACGACTCACCTCGTGCATTTTCCCTACTGGTACCCTGGCATCATGGGGTGGCATTATGTTTTCGAATCGGCACCACTTATCGCACTCGCGATGGCACAGATGGTCATCTCGCTGGCAGATCGCTGGGCGAAAGAACAACGTCCCGTCGCCATCCACTGGCTGCTGGTCATGTGCATTGTGGCCGGACTGGGCGCAAACGCTTCCATTCCCGGTCTTTGGGACAGCCGACGGGCCTTGGCCTATGGTTCCATTGAATATCCCAGAGTGCGAGTCTATCAGCAATTCGATGACTGGCTCACTCGCGCATTACCCGATGAACCAGTTCTGGTACTGATCAGGCAGGATGCGGGAGAGATTGCCATTGATCATGTCACCAACGAACCTGGCTGGCAGGCGAAAGTGATTCGGGCTCGTTATCTGCCAGAAATCCTCGATCCACAAGATCCAGGCGCCCTGGATGAACTGGCCGCCACGTTTCCGGGCCGCAGCTTCTGGCTGGCCGACCCCAAAGAACGTTTGCTCCAGCAACTTCGCCAGCGGGAAAAGAATCCTGCTCATAATGGAAGATAA